From a single Aspergillus puulaauensis MK2 DNA, chromosome 2, nearly complete sequence genomic region:
- a CDS encoding isopenicillin N synthase family dioxygenase (COG:Q;~EggNog:ENOG410PIRX;~InterPro:IPR026992,IPR027443,IPR005123;~PFAM:PF03171,PF14226;~go_function: GO:0016491 - oxidoreductase activity [Evidence IEA];~go_process: GO:0055114 - oxidation-reduction process [Evidence IEA]) — protein MTENATESKIEIPVIDISGYLQNDKTKTREIVAALQSACKNPGFFQITGHSVSADLPALQSLQGFFSLPQDVKKQVHRSKSKCLRGYEVVGEQKLEAAMGGDQKEGFMIGPELPPGRFLQGPNQWLEESICPRFRETFMRYFNEVHQLSKSVFRLLALSLELEEMYFDDFVASRDSITMCRAHRYPPTTKEMATRTRGIGAHTDFGALTLLLQDEVGGLEVYYEPEDKWCPVKYIPDAYVVNIGDMMERWTNNRYKSTRHRVISPVSGKDRYSIAFFNEGLLDQVLECIPTCIEEGERPLHESITVETHLRDRYGGTY, from the exons CCCCGTCATAGACATCTCCGGATATCTACAAAATGATAAAACAAAGACCAGAGAGATAGTTGCAGCTCTTCAATCCGCCTGCAAGAACCCCGGCTTCTTCCAAATAACCGGGCACTCAGTATCCGCTGATCTCCCAGCGCTCCAAAGTCTGCAAGGATTCTTCAGCCTACCCCAAGACGTGAAGAAGCAGGTACACAGGAGCAAATCCAAATGTTTACGAGGGTATGAAGTTGTAGGCGAACAGAAGCTCGAAGCCGCGATGGGCGGGGACCAGAAAGAAGGCTTCATGATCGGCCCTGAACTACCCCCTGGGCGATTCTTGCAAGGTCCGAACCAGTGGCTTGAGGAAAGTATCTGTCCTAGATTCCGGGAGACTTTTATGCGATACTTTAACGAAGTGCACCAGTTGAGCAAGTCGGTGTTTCGACTGCTTGCGCTGAgtttggagctggaggagatgtACTTTGATGACTTTGTTGCGAGTAGAGATT CCATCACGATGTGTAGAGCGCATCGGTACCCGCCTACTACGAAGGAGATGGCCACCAGAACAAGAGGGATAGGAGCCCATACTGACTTTGGGGCGCTGACTCTCCTACTTCAAGACGAGG TTGGGGGACTGGAGGTATATTACGAACCAGAGGACAAATGGTGTCCGGTGAAATACATCCCCGATGCCTACGTTGTGAATATCGGCGATATGATGG AACGGTGGACGAACAACCGCTACAAATCAACCCGCCACCGTGTTATCTCGCCGGTTTCGGGTAAAGATCGATACAGCATTGCTTTCTTTAACGAAGGATTGCTGGACCAGGTTCTTGAATGTATCCCAACCTGCAttgaagagggagagagacCACTGCATGAGTCTATTACGGTGGAGACGCATCTGCGTGATCGCTACGGAGGGACATATTAG
- a CDS encoding BTB/POZ domain-containing protein (COG:S;~EggNog:ENOG410PT2C;~InterPro:IPR000210,IPR011333;~PFAM:PF00651;~go_function: GO:0005515 - protein binding [Evidence IEA]), translated as MSSSETESDQSDQATSPKSLIQTTMKDLFLCGQYSDMTVTCQGFTFKAHRSILCTQSDLFRGAMSGHFKEGITHTVDLPDDDLETVERVLSFLYFNDYHEKHHIKDLGRHLESLEDHPHPHWPTRKQRATSDDLGGYTHAEVYVAADKFGIPPLKTFASNRFEEWCAENWECQIFPITLEHALAILPPHDTLFQETIVSAICTDAPRILEDDAMTRFLESHGKIASGVLSQLVQDDKIRGGTQVEHIASFINWALLKDKCSICHVKLQVKLRPGDFESRMFHCATCNTPYYR; from the exons ATGTCATCCTCGGAAACTGAATCAGATCAGTCTGACCAGGCTACTTCCCCCAAATCACTTATTCAGACTACAATGAAGGACCTGTTCCTCTGCGGCCAATATTCCGATATGACTGTGACCTGTCAGGGGTTTACTTTCAAAGCGCATCGCTCCATTCTATGCACCCAGTCGGACCTTTTCAGAGGCGCAATGAGTGGGCACTTCAAG GAGGGCATCACTCACACAGTTGATCTCCCAGATGATGACCTTGAAACGGTTGAACGCGTTCTGTCATTCCTGTACTTCAATGATTACCACGAAAAGCACCATATCAAGGATCTAGGTCGCCATCTGGAGTCTCTTGAGGATCATCCCCACCCGCACTGGCCTACGAGAAAACAGCGAGCCACTAGCGACGATCTTGGGGGATACACTCACGCTGAGGTTTATGTTGCCGCCGATAAGTTCGGAATCCCGCCTCTGAAGACGTTTGCTTCAAACCGCTTCGAGGAGTGGTGCGCAGAAAACTGGGAGTGCCAGATCTTCCCAATAACACTCGAGCatgccctcgccatcctGCCCCCTCACGACACACTGTTCCAGGAAACCATCGTCAGCGCCATTTGCACCGATGCGCCCCGAATTCTCGAAGACGATGCTATGACGAGATTTCTGGAATCGCATGGGAAGATTGCCTCTGGTGTTCTCTCTCAGCTAGTCCAGGACGACAAGATACGGGGAGGGACGCAGGTAGAACATATTGCCAGCTTTATCAACTGGGCCTTGTTGAAAGACAAGTGCAGTATTTGCCATGTTAAATTGCAGGTGAAGCTAAGGCCAGGCGATTTCGAGAGCCGAATGTTTCATTGTGCGACCTGCAATACACCTTATTATCGTTGA